gtcaagaaaataatcAAGATCAAAAATATCGCaataatcgtagtatttgatttcacataatatgagtgtacaatctctatgaatcctctgattctacttttccgatacaaattcaagggcctttgagcttgatcttgaatctacaTTTGTTgtcacgaactttgatttgaactcgtactccttgaaccttgatttgttcttcgttcttgagcttgaacttgaagcttgaaacttgtggaggaatttgcagcgtttgatccacgagctctcttttgcttcttgttataatttctggtgtcttttctgggttatgaagacccctatttatagttgtgggagggaagagttatgataagaacaaactctttccgaccaatcaattgaagtgtgacatggccgtatttgattggccagaacatgtcacttgcacacgtgccGCGATTTCATTgaccttttaatgtgacttggcatgctttgtcattttgacacgtggcacgatcctattggttcttccgcttgacttggcgtgccacgtcactTGACACATGgtaccaaactgggcctctaggaagatgacatcttgggcttaatgaagtgggctcatcactttagcttAATTAAATGGGCTAACCCAATGaattaagaattatttatttaatctatatatattggacttatataattaattcaattgtaTTAGCCCGtagtatttatttggactaatatatcttgaatttaaaatataatccaaattattttatgaatttaattttaataaaatttatatgcctacaactTGCACAAACTAAGATTATATATCCTCTATGAGTGATGTTCAAGACTCCCATTCAGCTCCTCTTGTTTGTGTCACTCAAACTGATTACAGGTTGAACTCATAATTTTCACTTATATCCTgtattttttcccaaaaaattattaaatatatataaataataaattttgaatccaTTAAATTAGATGTGTGTTGGTAGAATGTAAATTTGAACTCATAAAGTGCAAATTCTGGATCCACTTCTGCCTATCATCATACAGTAATAATAAGGCTTACAAAACACGAAAAGATGTCGGGTGGTTGAGATCCTTCCACTCTTAATCAAAGGTTTTAAGATCGGAATATGAAAATGGATAACCTTTCAATAGGGAGCACCACCTATACATACCCCTTAAGTGGCCTATCCATCCTGAATCCAAAGTAAAATCGGTGAATTTGGAATATCGAATGATTAAGCCCAAAAAAGATAAGTTTGCAAGATTTGTTGTTTGTAGTAGCTACTTATATGTAATCCTAAGGAGAAGAACAAAACTAAGGAGGGGATCCCACATGCATGTTACGTAATATCAAGAAGGTGGTCCAAACTATTTAAAAGACAGTCGAGAAAAATAAAGATTGTGTAGTGCCTTTTGGGGTTTCCTATTATAGTACAGACCCACCAGAAATATAGAAGATAACTTTAGGTTTAATGACGTTCACAAGCACCACCACTCTAGCTAGGGTTCAGTCTCTTTCCCATTTCCCTTGTATCCAAGATTAAGCACCAATAACAATAATGTTCACTTATATACACATACATATTGATAAACTTGTCTCTACACAATATACTTCCCCTCTTTCCAAATCGTATtcaggggtgtacatggaccgggttggttcggtttttatcaaaatcaaatcaaaccaactatatcggtttggattggttcggttttgtcggatttttcggattttttgttacttaaatattagttcaatcttactttgttaaatttttataagtaaatatatgtttattaaaaatataaaaaaattgacaaacatttatctattaaaatattcttatgagagaattttcttagtaacacataataattattttttagtcgtctgaaaataatgtttcgttgatttacactttcaaggttaaccaAATTTAGTtattaaacataaaattcaatatgatacctaaataataataatcacttcacattcgaaaaagatataacaatttaatagatcttaacatatgGTATGAATATGAAAGAATAAAGAGATTAACGCATTTGAGTAACACTTgatgagaaagtgatcatacaacccattatttaaggttaataaatatgAAGCACTTcatatattattaaatattatattccgcatgagaatcccaaatatttttagacatttttaaaagaaaattctatGTAAAATCTTAaaagaatatataaaaattatatatttatatgttggtttgatttggatttttttttactaaatgccaaatcaaatcaaatcaaaccaaacctagtcgggttttttaatcggtttggtttaacttttcggtttggtgcggttttctGGTTTGGTTTGTACACCCCTATCGTATCTATACCTGTTTTTCACTTCGTCCTGTAGTaatgtttcattttttttcaaaaggaTAAGTAAAAACTCCACAAAAGGttataaaataaactcatatttacatttccttttttttcctacTCTAACTGAACATTAGATAGGACTCAATCCAAGGGCAATATAAGCAACAGTTTCTCAGGCCTCTTGGATCTTAACTCACCATCAAGAAGCTTGCTTTCTCACATTACTAGTATAAACCATATGTTTTCAAAGGTGAAAATGGAAGCTAGAAACCCAAAGTATAGTGTACAGTGAAATTTATCACCGGAATTGataaatgaaattaatataaTTTCTATCAAATAATGTTCAATAATTCATCTCAGAAAACACCTTATCATTTTGTCTTCTCTCCTCAAAACTATAATTACAGCCAGTGCATAAGCAATTTCTGTTCCAGGCTACTTTCTGATCTGCTAAGGACGATAAAGGAAATTATCTTCTATAAAAAACAGCTATGTAAGTAAAAACCTCAATTTCTTTCCCTCTTAGCTACGATGCTACATACTCCTTATCACCACTCCACTAGATTCCTTTTTGACCCAAAATTACAACTAAACTAGGCGATGCGAAGGTCAAAGAATGCTCTCATCAATGCTATTCCTGTAAGGCTTGAGAAAAGATAAATCAAGCCTTGATGTTTAGTACTGTAACAACTATCATCTAATGTTAGATTTCCTCAACTCGTCTATAAAATAGGACATAGGCGGCCGAGGTTTTGAGCTTGTCCTGGCTGATGGGATACACATGGCTGTCATCGAAGTCATACCACCGATCAGCACCTTGCTAGATTATTAGAAGAAAAAAACACAAAGTTAGAATATCTGGATTAAACTGGGAAGACTGTAAAAGTCTGAATATTTGACCTTCTTGCATATTCTTCATGATGAAGAAATAAAAACAATGAAGATGCATGACCAAAGTTAAATATATAATAGATGCACATATGTGCAATATGTGATTAATTTAGATGCAGATGATGCATTGGAACTAAAAAATACATCAAAGGAACACTCACTACGAAATAGGAAGTTTCTATATTTGCCCTTGGAGGTAGGTTTCAGTGACCGCCCACCACCCACCCTTCTCCCCAAGTACTGATCTTTAGATGCCAATTTTATCAGGTATAAAAGAATCCTATTTACCATAGAATAGAAAcaaaaccaagaaaaagaagcaaggtaATCCAAGtcgcagcaccacttacatgaaCAAACGCAGTGTAGTGACCCCCTCCCATGCTTCCATAATGGTTGCTAATTGCATAAAGCATATACCGGTAGGAAGATTTGCCATCTTTGTAGGCCAAATATGAGGATAAATCAAGATCATGAGTTGGGAAGTCAACATACGTCTCCAACTTGTTCTTCAGAAACCGGTTGTACGAGAACCTCTTCAGGTGGATGACCAGAATCTCCGGCAGTCTCCAAAGATCCAACTTTTTAGTAGCTTGGCGATGCTGCTTGCATGCAGGGCAGTACCTAATGTTGGATATAAGACAAAGAAAGTTAGGCAGATCATATTCATACTTCCCAAGCGAATGACACAAAATTAGATGATAAGATAGAATACTAGAAAGATTTCATGAAAGAAGTCTTTCCTCCCATGAGTGGCCCCAGGTAAATAGCTGAATATTATTATCTCAATTACTGTCTGTAGTTGCTATGAATATACAAGAAACAAAGAGCAACACATAAAGCATTTCAGAAGCACAATGTGCAGAAAATCAATAGGTGCTACATAAGATCATCAGATGCTGTCATTGTTTCTTTAACATAACTGAACTAGAAGTTGGAAGGATACTACTCATGCCATGTTGCAAAGTCAAGGTCCAATTTGGTTGAGGGGAGGCTAATAAGAATGGTTTATCCACAATAAGCAATCACGACGCGGTGGAAAATATTGacagaaatgaaataaaatggTATAATTGGAAAAATACAATTATGTAACTACAAAAGTTGAGGGTTTATAATATTAGCATAAACCAAAGAAGAAGCAAAAAGGGAAGCATTACGAGAAATCTCTGAACATTCATATGTTATGAATAGTGAATACATAGCTTGCATATGAATGGTGTACAATCACAGAAGTGAGGGAGTTGCATGCTTACCACATATCTTCTGGCCCTAGAGGCTCTTCCTTCAGAAATGCCTCAAGACATTTATACAGAGAGACAGATTCTTGTGGTCTTTTGGCAAAAAACCCAGATTTAAAAACTTCTGGCAGTGAGCTGAAAAGGCCTGTATTGTACTGTTCAAGCATTTTAGGTGACCAACTTACAAGTACATTTAACCGTCCAGAGATATCTGTGGACTGTAATGGCTCATTCATTACAATCTCGGAGCCTTTAAAGGTTGCCTTATCATCTGATAGGTAAAATTCAAAGTCCATGTCTAAAGGTTCGGCAGTATCTTCTTCAGCAATGCTTTCTGGAACCCCGTTAACTATTGAGTTGCCAGGTTCCATGTCTGTGCTGACTTCTGAATCTGTACATACTTCAGTAGCACTTCTATCACAGTTAAGAGTAGCACTTCTATCACAGTTAAGATTATCTGCTTGGGCTGTAGTGTGGACTAAGAATGGTGTAAGTATCTGTAGATAAAGACTACGGATATAAGATCCTGTAAGAACTCTACTATGCGCGGCAAGCGGAATTCCAAATGTCTTCATATTTGAGGTCAGCTTTCCGTATATGTAATGCCTGCACATGCAGTCTTTATCAGATTGCTAGAATGGAAgaggaaatcaagaaggaaaTGATACTTTGCCAAAATAAATATCAGCCATCTCATTTAATGAGTCAAGGACCACTATGAGAATCTTTCAACTTAATGGATCAAAAGTTAAACTAAACATAATCAGCAAACAAAACAGCAGGAAATTCCTTATCATATACAACTTCGCAGTAAGATGCATGGAAGAAGCAATAGATTCATGATTGTCCAAATAATCTAGAAGGATCACACACATCATCTGAACTACATGTTGCTTGAAGAACCATGCATAACGATGATTTGTAATGTATTCAAGTGAAGCGAATTGAGACTGAGGATGCTCAACAGTACTAAATAAACCACCTTGCATTTTTACTTTATACAAGATAGATGTATATGACAACAGCCTACTCTATACACTAACTGGAGCTGTGTTGATCATGAATTAATCACCCGATCTCCATAGACTGAGATATTACCATAAATGTCGTCTGCGAAAATATTTTGTCAATTCTTTTAAGCAATGTAGTCATCAAGTACGCCcaaatctccccttcctttgttaatattaaaagggcaattgttctctggtggacgtaggattattttgatccgaaccacgttaaatcttgtgttctttcttttacgtttccgctaacaattggtatcagagcgacaggattctttaacgatccaaggagaaagaacaagcaaatatgagttccatgaagtttgaaattgatagattcaatggacgcaacaacttcaatatctggaagatccagatgatggcgttactgcggagggaaggttcaatccatgctattgacggaaagtatcctacggatatatcagctcccgacaaggagaagattgaaggggatgcattgagtgcaatccaactatcccttgcacctaacgtactttgtgaagtgagtacgggtaccgaagagacggccaaacagttgtgggaaaagctagaagggctataccaagaccgatcagtgacaacaagaatgttgttacaacggcgtcttcacacatttaagatggggtcaggtacttcgttacaagatcatttagatgcgtttaataaacttgtcatggacttacagattgcaggaattaaaagggaggaggagacgcttgcatgtgctttgctattttcattgacttcaggatatcgtgatattgagaattcaatgatgtatagcaaggagcctatcaagcttgagcaagtgcggcaggcacttaactctagtgatgtgcggaggcacattgaaggagatagagatgaccaggcaagtggCCTCTTTGTAagaggccggactagccaacagggaaagatcaaatcaaagcacagatcaaagtctcgtgtgaacaagaagaatactgagtgttggggttgtggcaagaaggggcactttgaacgagattgcccaatgtcaaagtccaaggaaaaggcgagtgcatctacagttgaacaggtacataattttgataatgattatgtactaacaacatcgtgtaataataatagtagttatgaaaacaaatgggtgttagactctgcttgtactctgcatatgacgttccgaaaagactggtttagcagctacgagaaaagtggaggaaccgtagtaatgggcaataatgcaacttgtgcaatagttggcattggctcagttcgggttcgctgccatgatggaatcgtgaggactattacacaagtccgtcatgttcctgatctgaagaagaatttgatctccttgggtactctggatgaacaaggctacaggtatatgagcgaagcaggaactatgaaggtgattaaaggttctttagtcatgctgaaaggcaagttggagaacggcctttacacattggccggaagcaccattgttggctctgcaaatgcatctacagtgcagttatctaatgatgacaaggcaagactatggcacatgagactgggtcatatgagcacacgtggactggagatgttgagcaatcgtaaaCTTTTGGAAGGCGAGAAGATCAGCATGTttgacttctgtgagcactgcgttctagggaagcagaagaaggtcagcttcagcactggcaaacacaagacaagaggagtgctagactacatccattcagatttatggggtccttctaaacttccatcgaagggcggaaagaggtatcttctcatttttattgatgatttctcacgaaaggtttgggtgtattttttgaaggcaaaaagtgatgcttttgaagcatttaaagagtggaagattttggttgaaaatcaaatggagcggaaaatcaagtatcttcgcacagacaatggcttggagttttgcaatgaagagtttaatgaattctgcaaggttcatgggatctcaagacatgactgtcaggcataccccacagcagaatggagttgccgagagaatgaacagaactcttcttgaaaaggctcgttgtatgctcctacaagccaaaatgtccaaagtattttgggctgaagcagttcacactgctgctcatattgtcaatcgatctccagcatcggcaattgactttaagactccgaatgaggtatggtcaggtgaaccctctaactattcatacttacgagtatttgggtgtccagcttattatcacgttaatgaaggaaagcttgaaccaagggctaagaaggccatattcgtagggtatgtggatggagtaaaagggtacaaactttggtgtttgtctttactcaaatttatagttagtagagatgtcaccttcgatgaatcctctatacttgatccccgtaaagtttccgtggagttttcaggaaacaagaacaacgagcaggtggagcttccggtggagcttgccaaggaaaaggatcaagagactcaggttaaagatgagtcagaagatgtaggcgttgaagaacttgctgtcaatgaaccatacacaattgcgaaggggagggagaagaggcagacacgagaaccggaacgccttataaatcaagcaaacttgattgcatatgcgttcgtagctgcacaagaagagattaaagATCTGGAGCCCTCTtcgtatattgaagcaacttcttgcaaggatgccgcacaatggcggttagccatgactgaagagatggagtctcttcacaagaatcagacatgggtcttagtgaaaagacaaaaggggaagaggacagttggatgcaagtgggtctaccgaaagaaagagggaattcctgaagtagaagatgctaggttcaaggcgagattggttgcaaaaggtttcagccaaaaggagggaattgactacaatgagattttctctccggtcgtgaagcatagctcaattcgcgtgctactagcattggttgcacaatttgacttggagcttcaacagcttgatgtcaaactgttttcttacacggtgatctagaagagacaatctatatggatcaacctgaaggtttcctagctgaaggaaaagaagatcacgtatgccaactaaagaagtctttgtatggtttgaagcaatcccctagacagtggtacaagaggtttgatgcattcatgactacacatgaattctcaaggagtgcatttgatagttgtgtgtatcacaagaagatgtctggtaactcaatgatttatttactgttgtatgttgatgatatgcttattgctgctaacaacattacagagataaatgctttgaagaaactattgagtaaggaatttgacatgaaggatttaggagatgcaaagaaaatccttggtatggagatttcaagagaagacgatgttgtacatctttctcagaagaggtatattgaaagggttctcgagagattcaatatgcaaacgcgcaagcctgtaagtacaccattagctcctcattttaaactttcagagtcacaaatgcctcagtccgaggatgaggtggagcatatgtcaaagattccttatgccagtgcagttggtagtattatgtatgctatggtatgcacacgtccagatattgctcaatctgtaagtgtggtaagtagatacatgtccaacccaggaaagaggcattgggaagctgtcaagtggatattgagatatctcaaaggagcttctggtgttggtcttacctttcgaaaaagtggtacaggtatttcaattctcggttatgtggattctgactatgcaggagatcttgacagaagaaggtccacaactggatacatctttaccctTGTTGGCAGTGCCGTCAGTTGGAAGTCGACTTTGCAGTCGATTGTcgctttgtctacgacagaagcagaatacatggcagcagcggaggcggtaaaggaagctatctggttgaaaagtttagtagcggaattgagtttggttcagctggaatcaactcttagatgtgatagtcagagtgctattcatctaataaaaaatcagaaatttcatgagcgcactaaacacattgatgtcagattttattttattcgagatgttattgatgagggaactatcaaggtcgtgaaggttatcacagacgataatgctgcagacatgttgaccaagatagtcccgctcgctaagtttgcacactgcaaggacttggcgggggtgtgcatcaactgatgcaactccgaagagaacagttgctaggtggaggtggtatgttcaacaatggtttgattcttcttgtttcttacaacggggttgcccagtaagcttagaagttttggccagagttgttcacacgctcgaaacgcaaacccatgacatcaagaggaggtagtttgatgtcaccaatgacatcaagaggaggtctttacctctataaatagatgcactccttcacttgtagaaatcatcccaaaataatacaatacattgtagtgagtagagagttaagagagaaattctctaaagtgtaattgggaaatctccccttcctttgttaatattaaaagggcaattgttctctggtggacgtaggattattttgatccgaaccacgttaaatcttgtgttctttcttttacgtttccgctaacagcTAGTAATGTTTGATGAACTTTAAAGCAAAAAAAGATAATGCCCAAATTATAAAGTCAAGACATACTCATCAATCTGTTGATGCGTAAACACAACCAAGGGGGCTTCTTCAGTACCCTTGTGCAACCGATAAGCAACAAGTCGGTCACCATCTCTTATTAAGGATAATGAATCGGCTGGTTCCTCAAGATAACGTATAATGCGGTTGTTGTATATCTGTAACATTAAATGGAGTAAGAGCTGGAAATAAAATTTTGGAAATAGGAAAAAGGACTCTACTTGACTATCCAATACACAGTATGTAATAAGTTCTATTTAGGAAAAAATAAAGCAACAACTTGAAATCCATAACCATTTCTCATCACTGGAAATTGTGCACTTTACCTCAGCCACCAAAAGGGTCTCATCAGCGTCCAAAGAGCATGCAGTGCTTAAAGCACGAATAAGATCTTCAAGTTTTCCATCCTTGGGAACAGTGATTGTAAAGGCAGATATCTGAATATCACTGCCATTTTTTATAACTGTGACGGTCATTGACCTCATAGATGTAGATGGAAGAGGCAGTGACAAATACATGAAAGGATCAAACATGATGGAGACCTTTTTGCAAACAGGACAGACCAATGTGGAACGGTATTGACCCTGCAACAATCGAGATAAGCTCTGAGAAGCAAGACTAGAAAAGAAACTTGTATAAATGTGCAGAAAAAGGGATTCAGATGAAGTAGACTTTTAAATCCTCCTAAAAGTCATAGACAAATCACGACCTGCTAGGAAACATGTGCTATGTACATGGTTTCTAAAGTGAAATTTCAAAGTTTGCGACATCTAATGATAGACATGGCTAAGAGTCAAATTTATGCAAAAAATTACagaataaaaaaactaaaaaagatGACAAGCAATCATCAATTGGTTGTATTCAAAAATTATCTTAGAATTACAGAGCTTTATCTCACAGATGATTGGTCAAAGAGGAATTCAGAATTTACATACCGCCATAGACTACATAACACATAAAAAGACCAATTACTTCCAAACACAGCCTATAGACTGCACAAATGTCAGAAACATTCACAAGGTTCAAGGTTTTCatagaaattcttttcttttttgatgagGTAGGTTCaaatttttatatgattaaacttGTAAACTATGGAAgaacaaaaatttaactttcttaTGGAGGTTAAAGGCTggaatattcttcttcttttaggAAATTACAGTAAAACTCAAAAAGACATTAAAGATAAAATGCGGAGACCATATAGAGAAAACAGGGAGCACTACAAATAAAactaatttgttttaaaataaacctGAATCCAAAATTCAGCTCTTCGTTCAGGACTGCATTCTAGGAAAATAATGTCAGTTGTTAAGAAATAGTACTCCCACTATACCAAATTATTGAACCAAGTTGTTCATCTGATTGATTTGAAAAGGACGACTAATTCAATTTCCATTACTTATGGTAAGAGTTGAATTGGAAGAATAAGAGTTCACCAAAGAAAATTGCATTAGAAGTACATTTTCTTTGAATCTCAACAGCAAATTATGTCagttattattttgttttgaataagATAAGAAATCTTATTGCTGAAAAAAAGCAGAGAATCTTGACAAAAATATCTGAGGAATTTGAAGCAAGCTTTAGGAACACTGGTTAAACTTCCCCAAACAGTTGGGGTATTGTTACTCTCTCACCCTAAACAACTCTCACAGCACAAATACAGTAGAGTTCAGATATTTAACAAAAATATGCCACTTCATTCTTCTTGCTTTTTCAAGCCAATGTTGAAATGAGATTAATAATTCACATTTGCCTGTGAGAGACGAGAGACCATTGGGAGCCGGTGCAATCAAATGTTTCCTACTTCTAGTGAGATACAAGAGACCATCGGATGTTATTTACCTGGCAAACGTCCACTATGATGGAGTCATTACGAGCCAGATGATTATTCCAGTATTCATCAGCAATTTCTTCATCTGGACGATCATCTCCATCCTTAGCTTCAACATAAGGTTTATTCTTGACACGGTTCAAATCTTCGTGGAGTCCATCCAATAGAAAAGCTAGGAGCTCCTGCAGATATAGATAGGAGAATTAGATGTCAAAAGATGCCCACAAAATGAGAGGACAGAAAAGAGAGTGTTAATAAGTGACCTAAAACTGGGAAACTAAATCCAACAGGAAGGACTGAACGGACCTGAGAATCATGTTGATTAAAGCCGCTGAATTGAGGAGCAAAATGAGCAAGCTTTAATTTGAATGTTCTAGGTGCCACAGGAGTCGCTCCAGGAGCCCATAATTTCTTCAAAAGGTCACCAAAAGCAGATGCAATTTCACCCTGAAAGAATTTAAAGAGAGGAACTTAGACAATAAAATATGTAAGGAGACAGATTAGAACACAATGTTTGATTGGGATGAGATGAGGTGGAAGGAGGAGGAAAAGTAAAAGAGGTAAAGCTTATTCCCCTTGCTTGGTACGAAACAAAAAGTGGAGATATTGAATACCCTCCGAGTCAATTTTCTCAACCCCTACTAAATTGAATGGACCGGATAAGCATATCTTTTTCTTTTGTCCAGGCTAACAAAACAATTGGAGGCAAATAAAGAACTCCTCACCTGAGAGTAATCAAAttaatttctctttttcttttactttttcaaCCACATATAATGTAGAATAGGTTAAGGGATGTCAACATTGACTTATTCAGACAGAACTGGAGAAAACATCTAAAGCAGCACGTAATGATCTTGAAAAATTCAAGATTGCTTACATTCATTCCCAATGGGTTATCATGATTTATTTCTCTCTTGTAGTCCCCGAGAAAGTAATCAACAAGCTTTGGCGTAT
Above is a window of Nicotiana tabacum cultivar K326 chromosome 8, ASM71507v2, whole genome shotgun sequence DNA encoding:
- the LOC107830023 gene encoding ubiquitin carboxyl-terminal hydrolase 8-like isoform X2 gives rise to the protein MDNPSEDSSDSPQQQPESPVNDDQRVYLVPYRWWKEAQESSPADGKSATLYAAALAPSYGGPMKIINNIFSPDVSFNLRREEESLSQSQENGEVGVSGRDYALVPGDIWLQALKWHSNSKAAAKNGKSFSATDEDIADVYPLQLRLSVLRETSSLGVRISKKDNTVECFRRACRIFSVDTEPLRIWDLSGQTALFFSDENNKILKDSQKQSEQDMLLELQVYGLSDSVKNKAKKDEMSMQYPNGSSFLMNGTGSGITSNLTRSSSSSFSGGPCEAGTLGLTGLQNLGNTCFMNSALQCLAHTPKLVDYFLGDYKREINHDNPLGMNGEIASAFGDLLKKLWAPGATPVAPRTFKLKLAHFAPQFSGFNQHDSQELLAFLLDGLHEDLNRVKNKPYVEAKDGDDRPDEEIADEYWNNHLARNDSIIVDVCQGQYRSTLVCPVCKKVSIMFDPFMYLSLPLPSTSMRSMTVTVIKNGSDIQISAFTITVPKDGKLEDLIRALSTACSLDADETLLVAEIYNNRIIRYLEEPADSLSLIRDGDRLVAYRLHKGTEEAPLVVFTHQQIDEHYIYGKLTSNMKTFGIPLAAHSRVLTGSYIRSLYLQILTPFLVHTTAQADNLNCDRSATLNCDRSATEVCTDSEVSTDMEPGNSIVNGVPESIAEEDTAEPLDMDFEFYLSDDKATFKGSEIVMNEPLQSTDISGRLNVLVSWSPKMLEQYNTGLFSSLPEVFKSGFFAKRPQESVSLYKCLEAFLKEEPLGPEDMWYCPACKQHRQATKKLDLWRLPEILVIHLKRFSYNRFLKNKLETYVDFPTHDLDLSSYLAYKDGKSSYRYMLYAISNHYGSMGGGHYTAFVHQGADRWYDFDDSHVYPISQDKLKTSAAYVLFYRRVEEI
- the LOC107830023 gene encoding ubiquitin carboxyl-terminal hydrolase 8-like isoform X1: MKIINNIFSPDVSFNLRREEESLSQSQENGEVGVSGRDYALVPGDIWLQALKWHSNSKAAAKNGKSFSATDEDIADVYPLQLRLSVLRETSSLGVRISKKDNTVECFRRACRIFSVDTEPLRIWDLSGQTALFFSDENNKILKDSQKQSEQDMLLELQVYGLSDSVKNKAKKDEMSMQYPNGSSFLMNGTGSGITSNLTRSSSSSFSGGPCEAGTLGLTGLQNLGNTCFMNSALQCLAHTPKLVDYFLGDYKREINHDNPLGMNGEIASAFGDLLKKLWAPGATPVAPRTFKLKLAHFAPQFSGFNQHDSQELLAFLLDGLHEDLNRVKNKPYVEAKDGDDRPDEEIADEYWNNHLARNDSIIVDVCQGQYRSTLVCPVCKKVSIMFDPFMYLSLPLPSTSMRSMTVTVIKNGSDIQISAFTITVPKDGKLEDLIRALSTACSLDADETLLVAEIYNNRIIRYLEEPADSLSLIRDGDRLVAYRLHKGTEEAPLVVFTHQQIDEHYIYGKLTSNMKTFGIPLAAHSRVLTGSYIRSLYLQILTPFLVHTTAQADNLNCDRSATLNCDRSATEVCTDSEVSTDMEPGNSIVNGVPESIAEEDTAEPLDMDFEFYLSDDKATFKGSEIVMNEPLQSTDISGRLNVLVSWSPKMLEQYNTGLFSSLPEVFKSGFFAKRPQESVSLYKCLEAFLKEEPLGPEDMWYCPACKQHRQATKKLDLWRLPEILVIHLKRFSYNRFLKNKLETYVDFPTHDLDLSSYLAYKDGKSSYRYMLYAISNHYGSMGGGHYTAFVHQGADRWYDFDDSHVYPISQDKLKTSAAYVLFYRRVEEI